The stretch of DNA TCCCCGCGGACGTCTCCGCGGAGCAGGCTCAGGCCGACACGGCCAAGCCCGCCCCGAAGGCGGCGCACACGTCGGCCGAGCTCCTCGAGGTCATCACCGGCTCCGCGGTCGACTCGCCCCTCTGCATGACCTGCGGCACCAAGATGCGCCCCGCCGGCTCCTGCCACGTCTGCGAGGGCTGCGGCAGCACCAGCGGCTGCAGCTGATCAGCTGACTCGAAGCGCCCCCGACTCCGTGCGGAGTCGGGGGCGCTTCGTCGTCGGTGACGTCGTTAGCGCAGCGATCAGAGCATCACGCGGACGTCACACCGGCGGCCGTGCCGCTCGCGAGATCGATGAGGTCGCTACCGCGCAGGTCTGGATAGCCGTGGATGCTCGACGCCCATTCTTCGGGGATCGCGGACCGCCCCCAGCGTGCGCCGAGCAGGCCCCCGGCGATGGCGGCGACGGTGTCGGTGTCGTGGCCCGTCCGTACGGCGTTCTCGGTCGCACGGCGCAGGTGTTCCGGGCTGTCGCCGGGGGTCCACGTGATGGCCGCCCAGGCGGCCTGCAGGGCCGTCACCGTGAAGCCGTTCCCCTCGCGGAACCTGCGAGGATCGACGCCCGTGCTCTCGTCGATCCACGTCCGCCACGGAGACCTGCTGACGGCTGGGAGCAGGTCCAGTCCCGCGAGGAGGTCGAGCTCGCCCGTCACCACGGCCAGCCTGACTGCCTCCGACCACAGGACGCACGACTCGATCGCCAGCGCGTCCGGATGCGTCAGGCGGGCGACAGCCTCGGCGGCAGCAGCCGTCGCGTCACGGTCCGAGAGACGAGTCAGGCCGACGACGGCCGTGCGCATGAGCGCGCCGTTGCCCGCGCTGTGCTCGTGCGTCCGCGCGTACTCCTCTGCCGCGGCCGGCATCTGTGCCGGCTGCGCGGTGCGGGCGAACACGGCGCGCGTCTGGTTCCCGACATCCTTGGCGTCCCGGCCCCAGCGAAGGAAGCGGGCGGCCACGTCGGTGAGTGCGCGCTCGGAGGTCAGGTCGGCGCCCGCGGCAGCGACCTGGGCGATGCACACCGCCATGGCGGTGTCGTCGCTGTATTCACCCGGCGCGAATCCGAACGGACCTCCGCCCGACATCAGCAGGACGACGTCGTCGGCCAACGACGGCCCGAACTCGTGCGGCACCCCCAACGCGTCGCCGCAAGCCTGCCCCAGCAGCACGCCGGCGGCACGGTCCCGCTGTACCTCATCCATCTCGCCTCCCGTGGTGCGACGTCATCATCGCTGTGCGCGGTGGGACGGACGTCTGACGTCGCCTAGTTCGTCTGAGTCATCTTCCCAGGATCGTCCGACGCGTGACGCGATCCGACCTAGCGTCGAGGATCGATGAAGGAGAACACGATGAAGCGACGCGCAAGCGCCCTGGTCCTCGCCACGGCCCTCTCGATCGGGACGCTGGGTGCCGTCGCGGCCCCCGCCGAGGCCGCCACGACCTACAAGAACTGCACCGAGCTGAACAAGGTCTACAAGCACGGCGTCGGCCTGCCGGGCGCGCGCGACAAGGTGCGCGGCAAGACGAAGCCGGTCACGAACTTCACGAAGAACAAGGCCGTCTACAACGCCAACAAGAAGTCCGACCGCGACAAGGACGGCATCGCCTGCGAGAAGCGGTGACGCCGTCGGTGGGACGGAGTAGAACGGACGCATGAGTCGCGTCCGCATGCACAACCTCTCGATCTCCCTCGACGGTTTCGCGGCGGGGGAGCCTCAGGCGCTCGAGACGCCGATGGGTCACGCGGGGCAACGCCTGCACACCTGGATGTTCGACACCGCCTTCGGCGCGGCGATGATGGGCCGCGCCGGCGGGTCGGACGGGGTCGACCAGGCGTTCGCGCAGCGCTTCGCCGACGGGATCGGTGTCGAGATCATGGGGGCGGGCAAGTTCG from Aeromicrobium erythreum encodes:
- a CDS encoding ADP-ribosylglycohydrolase family protein yields the protein MDEVQRDRAAGVLLGQACGDALGVPHEFGPSLADDVVLLMSGGGPFGFAPGEYSDDTAMAVCIAQVAAAGADLTSERALTDVAARFLRWGRDAKDVGNQTRAVFARTAQPAQMPAAAEEYARTHEHSAGNGALMRTAVVGLTRLSDRDATAAAAEAVARLTHPDALAIESCVLWSEAVRLAVVTGELDLLAGLDLLPAVSRSPWRTWIDESTGVDPRRFREGNGFTVTALQAAWAAITWTPGDSPEHLRRATENAVRTGHDTDTVAAIAGGLLGARWGRSAIPEEWASSIHGYPDLRGSDLIDLASGTAAGVTSA
- a CDS encoding excalibur calcium-binding domain-containing protein, with the translated sequence MKRRASALVLATALSIGTLGAVAAPAEAATTYKNCTELNKVYKHGVGLPGARDKVRGKTKPVTNFTKNKAVYNANKKSDRDKDGIACEKR